A portion of the Pseudomonas sp. GR 6-02 genome contains these proteins:
- a CDS encoding precorrin-8X methylmutase: MLDYIRDGQEIYRNSFAIIRAEANLARIPADLEKLAVRVIHACGMVEAIDGLQFSEGAGKAGRDALAAGAPILCDARMVSEGVTRARLPANNPVICTLRDDSVPELARELGNTRSAAALELWRPHLEGSVVVIGNAPTALFYLLEMLDAGAPKPALILGFPVGFVGAAESKAMLAADSRGVPFVIMQGRLGGSAMAAAAVNALATEIE, translated from the coding sequence ATGCTTGATTACATCCGCGACGGTCAGGAGATCTATCGCAACTCCTTCGCGATCATTCGCGCCGAGGCCAACCTTGCGCGTATTCCGGCCGATCTGGAGAAACTCGCCGTGCGGGTGATCCACGCCTGCGGCATGGTCGAGGCCATCGACGGTCTGCAGTTTTCCGAAGGCGCCGGCAAGGCCGGGCGCGACGCGCTGGCGGCCGGTGCGCCGATTCTGTGCGACGCGCGGATGGTCAGCGAGGGCGTGACCCGCGCGCGTTTGCCGGCCAACAACCCGGTGATTTGCACCCTGCGCGACGACAGCGTGCCGGAGCTTGCCCGCGAGTTGGGCAATACCCGTTCCGCCGCCGCGCTGGAGCTGTGGCGCCCGCATCTGGAAGGCAGCGTGGTGGTGATCGGCAACGCACCGACCGCACTGTTTTATCTGTTGGAAATGCTCGATGCCGGCGCGCCGAAGCCGGCGCTGATCCTCGGCTTCCCGGTGGGCTTCGTCGGCGCCGCCGAATCCAAGGCGATGCTCGCGGCAGACAGCCGTGGCGTGCCTTTCGTCATCATGCAAGGCCGGCTGGGCGGTAGCGCCATGGCCGCCGCCGCCGTCAATGCCCTCGCCACGGAGATCGAATGA
- a CDS encoding precorrin-2 C(20)-methyltransferase, translated as MQQPGRLIGLGVGPGDPELITVKALRLLRESPVVAYFVAKGKKGNAFGIIEAHLQDPQTLLPLVYPVTTEALPAPLSYEQVISDFYDTAAEQLAAHLDAGRDVAVICEGDPFFYGSYMYLHDRLAERYEAEVVPGVCSMLGGASVLGAPLVYRNQSLSVLSGVLPHEDLKRRLADADAAVIMKLGRNFPKVRQVLEELGLAERALYVERATMANQKIVPLDQVEPMSSPYFSLIIVPGERWQG; from the coding sequence ATGCAGCAACCTGGACGTTTGATTGGCCTGGGCGTCGGCCCCGGTGATCCGGAACTGATTACCGTCAAAGCCTTGCGCCTGCTGCGCGAATCGCCGGTGGTGGCGTACTTCGTCGCCAAGGGCAAGAAGGGCAATGCATTCGGCATCATCGAAGCGCATCTGCAAGATCCACAAACCCTGCTGCCGCTGGTTTATCCGGTGACCACCGAAGCGCTGCCGGCACCGTTGTCGTATGAACAAGTGATCAGCGATTTCTACGATACGGCCGCTGAACAACTCGCCGCGCATCTGGACGCCGGCCGTGATGTGGCGGTGATCTGCGAAGGCGATCCGTTCTTCTACGGCTCCTACATGTACCTGCACGATCGACTGGCTGAGCGTTACGAAGCCGAAGTCGTGCCGGGTGTCTGCTCGATGCTCGGCGGTGCCTCGGTACTCGGTGCGCCGCTGGTGTATCGCAATCAGAGCCTGTCGGTGTTGTCCGGCGTGCTGCCCCACGAAGACCTCAAGCGTCGCCTGGCCGATGCCGATGCGGCAGTGATCATGAAACTGGGGCGCAACTTTCCCAAGGTCCGTCAGGTGCTCGAAGAACTCGGTCTGGCAGAGCGTGCGCTGTATGTGGAGCGCGCGACGATGGCCAACCAGAAAATCGTGCCGCTGGATCAGGTCGAGCCGATGTCCTCGCCGTATTTCTCGCTGATCATCGTTCCCGGCGAGCGGTGGCAAGGCTGA
- a CDS encoding cobalt-precorrin-6A reductase translates to MKRVLLLGGVTEALAIARTLGPEHIYSLAGVGRVPTDLNCQVRVGGYGGAEGLAQFIRDEGIDLLLDATHPYAARISHNAATAAKLSGIACWALRRPAWQPQAADDWREVSDWGELIEALKPFRRPLFTLGREPLQHLHEIPSEQFWTLRALDVYPGNARCEVIGARGPFLIEDERALFERRQIDVLISKNSGSTATEPKLEVARERGVPVLVLKRPVLPGVEREFGAVTEVLTALTQNW, encoded by the coding sequence ATGAAGCGTGTGTTGTTGCTCGGCGGCGTCACTGAGGCCCTGGCCATCGCCCGAACCCTGGGGCCGGAGCACATCTATAGCCTGGCCGGTGTCGGTCGGGTGCCGACGGATCTGAACTGTCAGGTCCGCGTTGGCGGCTATGGCGGCGCCGAAGGTCTGGCGCAGTTCATTCGTGACGAAGGCATTGACCTGCTGCTGGATGCGACCCACCCCTACGCGGCCCGCATCAGCCACAACGCCGCCACCGCCGCGAAGTTGAGCGGCATTGCCTGTTGGGCCTTGCGCCGTCCGGCCTGGCAGCCACAAGCCGCAGATGACTGGCGCGAAGTCAGCGACTGGGGCGAGCTGATCGAAGCGCTGAAACCCTTTCGCCGACCGCTGTTCACCCTCGGTCGCGAGCCATTGCAGCACCTGCACGAAATCCCGTCGGAGCAATTCTGGACGTTGCGTGCACTGGACGTTTATCCGGGCAACGCGCGCTGCGAAGTGATCGGCGCCCGTGGGCCGTTTCTGATCGAGGACGAACGCGCGCTGTTCGAGCGGCGGCAGATCGATGTGCTGATCAGCAAGAACAGTGGCAGCACCGCCACCGAGCCGAAGCTGGAAGTGGCGCGGGAACGTGGAGTGCCGGTGCTGGTGTTGAAGCGGCCGGTGTTGCCGGGGGTTGAGCGGGAGTTTGGGGCGGTGACTGAGGTTTTAACGGCCCTCACACAAAACTGGTAG
- a CDS encoding cobalt-precorrin-5B (C(1))-methyltransferase, whose protein sequence is MRDETAEQPAPLRSGLTTGSCATATSLAAARLLLGGVEADAVEIILPKGKRVQMRLEFCRLTDDGAEAGTIKDAGDDPDVTHGALLFSQVRLHSEPGIRFSAGRGVGTVTRPGLVLNVGEPAINPVPRKMITDHLTLLAEELDYQGGFEVTVNVEDGEALALKTMNPRLGILGGLSILGTSGIVRPFSCAAYIASIHQGIDVAKTNGYLHIAACTGNASEDTMRRVYDLPEIALIEMGDFVGAVLKHLRKVPVEKLSLCGGFGKISKLAAGHMDLHSRHSSIDLPQLAEWAAAVGADAALQQAIRDANTSQQALAMASAAGIALGDAVCQHALDFARSVVPAQVQVEVFAIDRQGGIVGHAGVFQ, encoded by the coding sequence ATGCGTGACGAAACCGCCGAACAACCCGCCCCGCTGCGCAGCGGCCTGACCACCGGCAGCTGCGCCACCGCCACCAGCCTCGCGGCCGCCCGCCTGCTGCTCGGCGGCGTGGAAGCGGACGCCGTCGAGATCATTCTGCCCAAAGGCAAACGGGTGCAAATGCGCCTGGAATTCTGTCGACTGACGGACGACGGCGCCGAAGCCGGAACGATCAAGGACGCCGGCGACGACCCCGACGTGACCCATGGCGCCCTGCTGTTTTCCCAGGTGCGCCTGCACAGCGAACCGGGCATCCGCTTCAGCGCCGGCCGTGGCGTCGGCACCGTCACCCGGCCCGGGCTGGTGCTGAACGTCGGCGAACCGGCGATCAACCCGGTACCGCGCAAGATGATCACTGATCACCTGACATTGCTGGCCGAGGAGCTGGATTACCAGGGCGGCTTCGAGGTCACAGTGAACGTCGAGGACGGCGAAGCCCTGGCGCTGAAAACCATGAACCCGCGGCTGGGCATTCTCGGCGGCTTGTCGATCCTCGGCACCAGCGGCATCGTCCGGCCATTCTCCTGCGCCGCCTACATTGCCTCGATCCACCAGGGCATCGACGTCGCCAAAACCAACGGTTACCTGCACATCGCCGCGTGCACTGGCAACGCCAGCGAAGACACCATGCGCCGGGTCTACGACTTGCCGGAAATCGCCCTGATCGAAATGGGCGACTTCGTCGGCGCGGTGCTCAAGCACTTGCGTAAAGTACCTGTGGAAAAACTCAGCCTGTGCGGCGGCTTCGGCAAGATCAGTAAACTGGCGGCCGGGCACATGGATTTGCACAGTCGGCATTCAAGCATCGACCTGCCGCAACTGGCCGAATGGGCCGCGGCGGTCGGTGCCGATGCGGCGTTGCAACAGGCGATCCGCGATGCCAATACCAGTCAACAAGCCTTGGCCATGGCCAGCGCCGCCGGGATCGCCCTCGGCGACGCGGTGTGCCAGCACGCCCTCGACTTTGCCCGCAGCGTGGTGCCGGCGCAGGTTCAGGTCGAAGTGTTCGCCATCGATCGCCAGGGCGGGATTGTCGGCCATGCGGGAGTTTTTCAATGA
- the cobJ gene encoding precorrin-3B C(17)-methyltransferase, giving the protein MTHSTPAIVILGQGSLATARRIQQVYPAALIHGLAGRVEGADRTYPEFGATLRELYQQDTPIIALCAAGIVIRTLAALLLEKGAEPPVLAVAEDGSAVVPLLGGLGGVNVMAREIASGLQVAAAITTSGELRFGTCLLNPPSGYALGDLELGKRFVSDLLAGHSVRIEGAAPWLEQAQLVEDPLAQRSIHVGSNVREASANELVIYPRSVAVAIGAAADLPSTVRAALQQANVAVQALACLVAPDTEMANPVLHEAAVALGVPLRFVAPASDIGALARSAVPEATIIATANNAAVAVTEQPLDLTQVGRPRGRLAVIGLGPGAAELMVPAVKAELARATDVLGYETYVRMAGPFRADQVLHCTDNREEMQRARHAFELAARGRSVIVVSSGDPGVFAMAAAVLEALHESSDPAWHTVELEILPGVSASLATAAQAGAPLGHDFCVMSLSDNLKPWSIIEKRLDLAAEADLALAFYNPISRSRPWQLGRALEIVAQHRKPETPVVLGRDIGRPGQTLRTTTLGALTPDQVDMRTMVLVGSSTTCAFPRAEGGDWVYTPRWYGEKPAS; this is encoded by the coding sequence ATGACTCATTCCACGCCCGCAATCGTCATTCTCGGTCAAGGCAGTCTGGCCACTGCCCGCCGCATTCAACAGGTGTATCCGGCTGCGTTGATCCACGGCCTGGCCGGACGGGTCGAGGGTGCCGACCGCACTTATCCCGAATTCGGCGCGACCCTGCGCGAGCTGTATCAGCAGGACACGCCGATCATTGCCCTGTGCGCGGCGGGGATCGTTATTCGCACCCTGGCTGCGCTGTTGCTGGAAAAGGGCGCCGAACCGCCGGTGCTGGCCGTGGCCGAAGACGGTAGCGCGGTGGTGCCCTTGCTCGGTGGCCTCGGTGGAGTGAACGTCATGGCGCGCGAGATCGCTAGCGGGTTGCAGGTCGCTGCGGCGATCACCACCAGCGGCGAACTGCGCTTTGGCACCTGCCTGCTCAATCCGCCAAGCGGTTACGCCCTTGGCGATCTGGAACTGGGCAAGCGTTTTGTCTCTGATTTGCTCGCCGGGCACAGCGTGCGCATCGAAGGCGCGGCGCCGTGGCTGGAGCAGGCGCAGTTGGTGGAAGATCCGCTGGCGCAGCGTTCGATCCATGTCGGCAGCAACGTCCGTGAGGCAAGTGCCAATGAGCTGGTGATTTATCCGCGCAGTGTTGCGGTGGCGATTGGCGCCGCCGCAGATTTGCCGAGCACTGTTCGCGCGGCGTTACAGCAGGCGAACGTCGCGGTGCAGGCGCTGGCCTGTCTGGTGGCGCCTGACACTGAAATGGCCAACCCGGTGTTGCATGAAGCGGCCGTTGCGCTGGGTGTGCCGCTGCGTTTTGTCGCGCCGGCGAGCGATATCGGCGCGTTGGCCCGTAGCGCGGTGCCCGAGGCGACGATCATCGCAACGGCAAACAATGCGGCTGTGGCCGTGACCGAACAGCCACTGGACCTCACGCAAGTCGGCCGCCCACGCGGGCGTCTGGCCGTGATCGGCCTCGGCCCGGGCGCCGCCGAACTGATGGTGCCGGCCGTCAAGGCCGAATTGGCCCGGGCCACCGATGTGCTCGGCTACGAAACCTACGTGCGCATGGCCGGTCCCTTCCGCGCGGATCAGGTGCTGCATTGCACCGACAACCGCGAAGAAATGCAGCGTGCCCGCCACGCCTTCGAACTGGCGGCCCGGGGTCGTTCGGTGATCGTGGTGTCCTCAGGCGATCCGGGCGTGTTCGCGATGGCGGCGGCGGTGCTCGAAGCCTTGCATGAGTCGAGTGACCCGGCCTGGCACACTGTCGAGCTGGAGATCCTGCCAGGCGTCTCCGCGTCGCTCGCCACCGCTGCCCAGGCCGGTGCGCCGCTGGGGCATGACTTCTGCGTGATGTCCCTGTCGGACAACCTCAAGCCGTGGTCGATCATCGAAAAGCGTCTGGACCTGGCCGCCGAAGCGGACCTGGCCCTGGCGTTCTATAACCCGATCTCACGTTCACGGCCATGGCAGTTGGGGCGTGCGCTGGAGATCGTCGCGCAGCATCGCAAACCTGAAACGCCGGTGGTGCTGGGGCGGGATATCGGCCGACCGGGACAGACCTTACGCACGACCACCTTGGGGGCGTTGACCCCGGATCAAGTGGACATGCGCACCATGGTGCTCGTCGGCTCTTCCACTACCTGCGCGTTCCCTCGCGCGGAGGGCGGCGATTGGGTGTATACGCCACGCTGGTACGGTGAAAAACCGGCGTCCTGA
- the cobG gene encoding precorrin-3B synthase → MSTALRPSACPGLLRIVPALDGGICRIKLNGGSISAAQAEAVASAAERFAGGVIEATNRANLQIRGIGSEQTALIDSLLAAGLGPRTAAGDDVRNLMLSPSAGVDRHMLFDTHALAEQILTTLQSHERFHELSAKFAVQLDGGEALAMLEHPHDLWLSAAERNGELLLAFGLAGCPTDRPAGAVSLEQGHALVVAVLELFLDLARPDQTRMRHLLAEYPLAEFLARLAERVPLKSIADWQRSLNLDTLHIGAHPQREAEHVYIGAVPPLGRLDPVMLRGVAQLACEFGDASLRFTPWQSLLLPNVRKERAPEVIRRLEQLGLLCDADQPVSRLIACTGSAGCGKGLADTKSDAMQLAALLQRHDQAVHLSGCQRSCAAAHVAPVTLLAVAPGHYDLYFRDAGQPGFGALHAHNLTIEAVAALLDACSRSPLDA, encoded by the coding sequence ATGTCTACCGCCTTACGCCCCTCGGCCTGCCCGGGGTTGCTGCGTATCGTCCCGGCGCTGGATGGCGGCATCTGCCGGATCAAATTGAACGGCGGCTCGATCAGCGCGGCCCAGGCTGAAGCGGTGGCCAGCGCGGCCGAACGGTTTGCCGGGGGCGTGATCGAGGCGACCAACCGGGCCAACCTGCAGATTCGCGGGATTGGCAGTGAGCAGACGGCTTTGATCGACAGCCTGCTCGCCGCAGGGTTGGGGCCGCGTACCGCGGCGGGCGACGATGTGCGCAATCTGATGCTCAGCCCGTCTGCCGGGGTTGACCGGCACATGCTCTTCGACACGCATGCGCTGGCGGAGCAGATCCTCACCACGCTGCAAAGCCACGAACGTTTCCACGAGCTCAGCGCCAAGTTTGCCGTGCAACTCGATGGCGGCGAGGCGTTGGCGATGCTCGAGCACCCGCATGATCTGTGGTTGTCTGCTGCTGAGCGAAACGGCGAGCTGCTGCTGGCGTTCGGTCTGGCGGGTTGCCCTACGGACAGGCCCGCAGGCGCGGTGTCACTCGAGCAGGGGCACGCACTGGTGGTAGCGGTGCTGGAGTTGTTTCTCGACCTGGCGCGTCCGGATCAAACACGAATGCGTCATTTGCTGGCCGAGTATCCACTCGCAGAGTTTCTCGCTCGCCTGGCCGAGCGTGTGCCCTTGAAGTCGATTGCCGATTGGCAGCGTTCACTGAACCTGGACACTCTGCACATCGGCGCTCATCCGCAACGTGAAGCCGAACACGTCTATATCGGCGCCGTCCCCCCTTTGGGGCGGCTCGATCCCGTCATGCTCAGGGGCGTGGCGCAACTGGCGTGCGAATTCGGCGACGCGAGTCTGCGTTTCACTCCATGGCAAAGTCTGTTGCTGCCCAACGTTCGAAAAGAGCGGGCGCCTGAAGTGATTAGGCGTCTGGAGCAACTGGGCCTGCTATGTGACGCTGATCAGCCTGTGTCACGGTTGATCGCCTGCACCGGTTCCGCTGGCTGTGGCAAGGGCCTGGCCGATACCAAGAGCGACGCCATGCAGTTGGCCGCGCTGTTGCAACGTCACGATCAAGCAGTGCATTTGTCCGGCTGCCAGCGTTCCTGCGCCGCGGCCCATGTAGCACCGGTCACGCTGCTGGCTGTCGCCCCCGGTCACTACGACCTCTATTTTCGCGATGCAGGGCAGCCGGGTTTCGGCGCCCTGCACGCACACAACCTTACTATTGAAGCGGTCGCAGCCTTGCTCGACGCCTGCTCACGGAGCCCCCTTGATGCTTGA
- a CDS encoding bifunctional cobalt-precorrin-7 (C(5))-methyltransferase/cobalt-precorrin-6B (C(15))-methyltransferase produces MSPWLTVVGIGEDGFKGLGKNARRALLGASRIFGGQRQLDLLPVCIHGERQLWPSPFSLEPLLALRGEPVCVLASGDPMFFGVGASLARQLPGAEMLILPAPSSVSLAAARLGWPLQDVVTLSVVARPVAALNAHLFSGVRLLVLSNDGQSPAAIAALLRERGFGPSRLTVLEHLGGEAERRIEGAANDWSDPAIADLNLIAIECIAEPNTPRLSRLAGLPDSAFQHDGQLTKRDVRAITLSRLAPIPGELLWDVGAGSGSIGIEWMRAHPSCRALAIEADEGRQALIEHNRDALGVPGLQLIRGSAPQALSGLERPDAIFIGGGVTREGVLDTCWAQLKPGGRLIANAVTLQSEVTLMAWRERHGGELTRIHVAQAQPLGEFDTWRQALPITLLDVTKPLDA; encoded by the coding sequence ATGTCGCCCTGGCTGACAGTAGTAGGTATCGGTGAAGACGGCTTCAAGGGGCTGGGCAAGAACGCCCGTCGCGCCCTGCTGGGCGCTTCGCGGATATTCGGCGGCCAACGGCAACTGGATTTGTTGCCCGTGTGCATTCACGGCGAGCGCCAGCTCTGGCCTAGTCCATTCTCCCTTGAACCCCTATTGGCGCTGCGGGGCGAGCCGGTTTGCGTGCTGGCCAGCGGCGACCCGATGTTCTTTGGCGTCGGTGCCAGCCTGGCGCGGCAACTACCCGGCGCAGAAATGCTGATCCTGCCCGCCCCATCCTCCGTGTCACTGGCGGCCGCTCGCCTGGGCTGGCCGTTGCAGGATGTGGTGACGCTGTCGGTGGTCGCCCGTCCCGTCGCGGCGCTCAACGCTCATTTGTTCAGTGGTGTGCGTTTGCTGGTGCTGAGCAACGACGGCCAGAGTCCAGCGGCCATTGCGGCGCTGCTGCGTGAGCGCGGTTTCGGGCCGAGTCGCCTGACCGTGCTGGAACATCTGGGCGGCGAAGCCGAACGGCGCATCGAGGGCGCTGCCAACGACTGGAGCGACCCGGCGATCGCCGATCTGAACCTGATCGCCATCGAATGCATCGCTGAACCCAACACACCGCGCCTGTCGCGCCTGGCCGGCCTGCCGGATTCGGCCTTCCAGCACGACGGCCAACTGACTAAACGCGACGTGCGCGCCATCACCCTTTCTCGCCTCGCCCCGATCCCCGGCGAACTGCTGTGGGACGTCGGCGCCGGCAGCGGCTCGATCGGCATCGAATGGATGCGCGCTCACCCGAGTTGCCGGGCGCTGGCCATCGAAGCGGATGAGGGACGGCAAGCGTTGATTGAACACAACCGCGATGCCCTGGGCGTTCCCGGCCTGCAATTGATTCGCGGCAGTGCGCCGCAAGCCCTGAGCGGACTCGAACGCCCGGACGCGATTTTCATCGGCGGTGGCGTCACTCGTGAGGGCGTGCTCGATACTTGCTGGGCGCAACTCAAACCCGGCGGCCGGTTGATCGCCAACGCTGTGACACTGCAAAGCGAAGTGACCTTGATGGCCTGGCGTGAACGGCATGGCGGTGAGCTGACCCGCATTCACGTCGCCCAGGCGCAACCGTTGGGCGAGTTCGATACCTGGCGTCAGGCGCTGCCGATTACCTTGCTGGACGTGACGAAACCCCTCGATGCGTGA